In a genomic window of Primulina huaijiensis isolate GDHJ02 chromosome 10, ASM1229523v2, whole genome shotgun sequence:
- the LOC140986525 gene encoding uncharacterized protein isoform X1, with amino-acid sequence MDGLSSICAGIGTLEEDENGNRIGYEKGEYCSDNLKDLLRFLRRDEPEKRDVFKQVCKWNIVGKDLIPIIEYCQDDPNLMLNAVKILVFLTMPVEPTSTDIPQQIEYLWGLKSAITYSDIVPVVVSLLESPLENLENESFTDDDWKLVQLVLTLFRNILAIQDISTQQKAVGSASQFLSLREKFLELLFKENVTDIIIALSQHTGGSHGNLRQDNLLLLEIFYYTFNGQEPESIAKIHCKGSKVEEGDENSMTSLHSIMKEEQERRKLARLRNLSCYSQFTGTYTRVTLDGSKAPFKGNPCSVSSDVLRKAQKSHRGPSRRTIWDHGQLPSTRHQILEFLYEFINQFLSGGYNVLMQSILEDIEKEHQEIQSTDVVVFFHVAQFVTSFQYYKSLTSKSSNVADKEVQVTTHDDITLFDGCVCGPVSKTLNESMFLMVISKWRYAFEGLKQTNDYKLLSAAGSLVKTMIRMLDLVLKDSTKDSDEPRTARALLYKLFYDQTEEGMTHFLLNLIKSFDTRKQSKRDLSNLVETMHVIIRLMENLQARGSIRVSKKARKKKTMTKKETVCEPSIDHAAAQNKVGTSTCEPSDSVNLLEKETVTTPDFVKRPDESVRDSDKVNEPASKPTKLGSTQLETEDTVVGDNNDDLYLGTDDSSDDEQLVLTDEVDFKVSSLVSALANHAIVWKLCWLLKFYRSNPISTNHFVLSIFQRICYDLELSPMLYQLSLLTIFYEILEEQKLKPCKEYENIVTFLTSFIRRMLWKIKNYPLLLVEVLFWKTRKECHYISCGSMLKELKSMKNNNVEGGSGTMDGGNYFVEGQKWVRRNIADALGDDDFEEMRHEFQEENYPSKPKFQLIRQSSGELKNSNNSILKKGIRAGAFSDREEHFGEEKLGGKPNGGYPVLDDELQGKFCDLYERFKDNSDCCQLIAGELDPTGNISAMRISKMLKQLGFKVPAKKKMQNSGALNKLKHGSSGDLPRNAMQPNLSIDKSSSLRKPIHSRKRVQAFSMDQEQKIKELFEQFKDHRRCSYMIANELDGMGNISAAQVSRKLKQLGLVLHKLKRSDINFHLRDEGSNDMSSKSAGESDDETLLSLRNRSKHGPNGNHNKRKKQKIARKSSEGSMDDDESLSSIFIKRKKKKKVYQESEEEELMADTTKKNADGNDIQFRDIQVSERDEVDATNINTANMNYSSDSESETMRLGSLNASEIKTFENPDTSQDPLFDDGLVDEFVDFDENTDSIGMPKYNVVRRRARMVIDSEDDD; translated from the exons ATGGATGGATTATCGAGCATTTGCGCTGGTATTGGAACACTGGAAGAAGACGAAAACGGGAATCGCATCGGTTACGAGAAGGGGGAGTATTGCTCAG ATAACTTGAAGGATTTATTGAGGTTCTTAAGGCGGGATGAACCCGAGAAGCGAGATGTGTTCAAGCAAGTTTGCAAATGGAATATTGTGGGGAAAGATTTGATCCCGATTATTGAGTATTGCCAGGACGATCCAAATTTGATGCTAAATGCTG tgaAAATCTTGGTGTTTTTAACTATGCCTGTTGAGCCTACTTCCACTGATATACCACAGCAGATAGAGTATCTATGGGGACTGAAGTCAGCTATTACCTATAGCGATATAGTTCCAGTGGTGGTTTCTCTGCTGGAAAGTCCCTTGGAAAACTTGGAGAA TGAATCTTTCACAGATGATGACTGGAAATTGGTCCAGCTGGTCCTTACATTATTTCGAAATATTCTAGCTATTCAAGACATATCAACTCAGCAGAAAGCTGTGGGTTCTGCTTCTCAATTCTTATCCCTTCGAGAAAAGTTCCTAGAACTGCTGTTCAAGGAGAATGTCACGGACATAATAATAGCATTGTCGCAGCACACTGGTGGTTCTCATGGCAACCTACGCCAAGACAACTTGCTTTTACTTGAAATTTTCTATTATACATTCAATGGTCAAGAGCCAGAATCAATTGCTAAGATACATTGCAAAGGGTCAAAG GTGGAAGAAGGTGATGAAAATTCAATGACCAGCCTCCATTCAATAATGAAAGAGGAACAAGAGAGAAGAAAGTTGGCTAGATTACGTAATCTGAGTTGCTATTCGCAGTTTACTGGAACATATACCCGGGTCACTCTG GATGGTTCTAAAGCGCCTTTCAAAGGAAATCCTTGTTCTGTTTCCAGTGATGTTCTGCGAAAAGCCCAAAAAAGTCACCGAGGTCCGTCAAGAAGAACAATCTGGGACCATGGACAACTACCATCTACAAGACATCAAATCCTGGAAtttctttatgaatttataaaccAATTTCTATCAGGGGGATACAATG TATTGATGCAGTCGATTCTAGAAGATATTGAGAAAGAACATCAGGAAATCCAGAGCACTGATGTTGTAGTTTTCTTTCACGTTGCTCAATTTGTCACCTCGTTCCAATATTACAAGTCCTTAACTTCAAAG TCTAGTAATGTTGCTGACAAGGAAGTACAAGTGACTACCCATGATGATATCACTTTGTTCGACGGTTGTGTATGCGGACCAGTTTCTAAAACACTGAATGAGTCAATGTTCTTAATGGTGATCTCGAAGTGGCGCTATGCATTTGAAGGCTTGAAACAAACAAATGACTATAAGCTTCTTTCTGCGGCTGGATCATTGGTGAAAACTATG ATACGTATGCTAGATTTGGTGCTCAAAGATTCCACAAAAGATTCCGATGAACCCCGAACTGCTCGCGCCCTTCTATACAAGTTGTTCTATGATCAAACAGAGGAAGGGATGACTCATTTTCTTTTGAACCTGATTAAATCATTTGATACTCGTAAACAGTCAAAAAG GGATCTATCCAACTTGGTGGAAACCATGCATGTAATTATACGACTCATGGAGAACCTTCAAGCTCGTGGGTCTATTAGG GTCTCTAaaaaggcaagaaagaagaagaCAATGACCAAGAAGGAAACTGTTTGTGAACCAAGTATTGATCATGCTGCCGCCCAGAACAAGGTTGGTACCTCTACCTGTGAACCATCTGACAGTGTCAACTTGTTGGAAAAGGAAACTGTAACCACTCCGGACTTCGTCAAAAGGCCAGATGAAAgtgtcagagattctgataagGTTAATGAGCCTGCATCGAAGCCTACTAAGTTGGGAAGCACCCAATTAGAGACAGAAGACACAGTTGTAGGTGATAATAATGATGATCTTTATCTTGGAACTGATGATTCTTCAGATGATGAACAGCTAGTATTAACCGATGAAGTTGACTTTAAAGTATCTTCTTTGGTTTCTGCTCTTGCTAACCACGCCATAGTTTGGAAGTTGTGTTGGTTGCTGAAATTTTATCGGAGCAATCCCATTAGCACAAATCATTTTGTTTTAAGCATATTTCAGAGAATATGTTATGACTTGGAGCTTTCCCCAATGCTATACCAG TTATCACTCCTAACAATATTTTACGAAATCCTGGAAGAGCAAAAGTTAAAGCCATGCAAAGAATATGAGAACATTGTTACCTTTCTCACAAGCTTCATTAGGAGAATGCTATGGAAAATAAAGAATTATCCCCTTCTTTTAGTAGAAGTTCTTTTTTGGAAGACACGGAAGGAATGCCACTACATCAGTTGTGGATCTATGCTAAAAGAGCTCAAGagtatgaaaaataataatgtggAAGGCGGAAGTGGCACCATGGATGGTGGAAATTACTTTGTTGAAGGCCAAAAATGGGTTCGCAGGAACATAGCCGATGCCCTGGGTGATGACGATTTTGAAGAGATGCGTCATGAATTCCAAGA GGAAAATTATCCTTCTAAACCCAAATTTCAGTTGATCAGGCAAAGTTCTGGGGAATTAAAGAACAGCAACAACTCAATTCTAAAGAAAGGGATTCGTGCAGGCGCATTTTCTGATAG GGAGGAGCATTTTGGTGAAGAAAAGCTTGGCGGAAAGCCAAATGGAGGCTACCCTGTTCTTGATGATGAACTCCAAGGCAAATTCTGTGATCTCTATGAGAG GTTTAAAGATAACTCAGATTGCTGTCAGCTCATTGCCGGAGAGCTGGACCCAACTGGAAATATTTCAGCAATGCGAATTTCCAAGATGCTTAAACAGCTTGGATTTAAAGTTCCAGCTaagaaaaagatgcaaaattCTGGTGCCCTTAATAAACTTAAGCATGGCAGTAGTGGAGATCTTCCGAGGAATGCCATGCAGCCAAATTTATCTATCGACAAAAGTTCTTCATTGAGAAAACCTAT CCACTCCAGAAAAAGAGTGCAAGCATTTAGCATGGATCAGGAGCAGAAAATTAAAGAGTTATTTGAACA GTTTAAAGATCACAGGAGGTGCAGTTACATGATTGCTAATGAACTAGATGGCATGGGCAACATTTCTGCAGCTCAGGTCTCTCGCAAACTAAAGCAACTTGGCCttgttctgcacaaactgaagaGGAGCGATATTAACTTTCATTTGAGGGATGAGGGTTCTAATGACATGTCTTCAAAAAGCGCAGGAGAGTCTGATGATGAAACATTGTTATCTCTGCGAAACag GAGCAAACACGGGCCTAATGGAAAccataataaaagaaaaaaacagaaGATTGCACGAAAATCATCTGAAGGCTCGATGGATGATGATGAATCGCTCAGCTCTATTTTCAT aaaaaggaagaaaaagaagaaagtataTCAAGAGAGTGAAGAAGAGGAGCTTATGGCCGACACAACGAAGAAGAATGCTGATGGAAATGACATCCAATTCAGGGATATTCAGGTTTCAGAAAG GGATGAGGTGGATGCCACAAATATTAACACAGCAAATATGAACTATTCAAGTGATTCAGAGTCCGAAACAATGAGGTTGGGTAGTctaaatgcatcagagatcaaGACTTTCGAAAATCCTGACACTTCACAGGATCCACTCTTCGATGATGGGCTTGTTGATGAGTTCGTGGATTTTGATGAGAACACAGATTCCATTGGCATGCCAAAATACAATGTAGTAAGAAGACGGGCACGGATGGTAATTGATTCTGAGGATGATGATTAA
- the LOC140986525 gene encoding uncharacterized protein isoform X2 — protein MDGLSSICAGIGTLEEDENGNRIGYEKGEYCSDNLKDLLRFLRRDEPEKRDVFKQVCKWNIVGKDLIPIIEYCQDDPNLMLNAVKILVFLTMPVEPTSTDIPQQIEYLWGLKSAITYSDIVPVVVSLLESPLENLENESFTDDDWKLVQLVLTLFRNILAIQDISTQQKAVGSASQFLSLREKFLELLFKENVTDIIIALSQHTGGSHGNLRQDNLLLLEIFYYTFNGQEPESIAKIHCKGSKVEEGDENSMTSLHSIMKEEQERRKLARLRNLSCYSQFTGTYTRVTLDGSKAPFKGNPCSVSSDVLRKAQKSHRGPSRRTIWDHGQLPSTRHQILEFLYEFINQFLSGGYNVLMQSILEDIEKEHQEIQSTDVVVFFHVAQFVTSFQYYKSLTSKSSNVADKEVQVTTHDDITLFDGCVCGPVSKTLNESMFLMVISKWRYAFEGLKQTNDYKLLSAAGSLVKTMIRMLDLVLKDSTKDSDEPRTARALLYKLFYDQTEEGMTHFLLNLIKSFDTRKQSKRDLSNLVETMHVIIRLMENLQARGSIRVSKKARKKKTMTKKETVCEPSIDHAAAQNKVGTSTCEPSDSVNLLEKETVTTPDFVKRPDESVRDSDKVNEPASKPTKLGSTQLETEDTVVGDNNDDLYLGTDDSSDDEQLVLTDEVDFKVSSLVSALANHAIVWKLCWLLKFYRSNPISTNHFVLSIFQRICYDLELSPMLYQLSLLTIFYEILEEQKLKPCKEYENIVTFLTSFIRRMLWKIKNYPLLLVEVLFWKTRKECHYISCGSMLKELKSMKNNNVEGGSGTMDGGNYFVEGQKWVRRNIADALGDDDFEEMRHEFQEQSSGELKNSNNSILKKGIRAGAFSDREEHFGEEKLGGKPNGGYPVLDDELQGKFCDLYERFKDNSDCCQLIAGELDPTGNISAMRISKMLKQLGFKVPAKKKMQNSGALNKLKHGSSGDLPRNAMQPNLSIDKSSSLRKPIHSRKRVQAFSMDQEQKIKELFEQFKDHRRCSYMIANELDGMGNISAAQVSRKLKQLGLVLHKLKRSDINFHLRDEGSNDMSSKSAGESDDETLLSLRNRSKHGPNGNHNKRKKQKIARKSSEGSMDDDESLSSIFIKRKKKKKVYQESEEEELMADTTKKNADGNDIQFRDIQVSERDEVDATNINTANMNYSSDSESETMRLGSLNASEIKTFENPDTSQDPLFDDGLVDEFVDFDENTDSIGMPKYNVVRRRARMVIDSEDDD, from the exons ATGGATGGATTATCGAGCATTTGCGCTGGTATTGGAACACTGGAAGAAGACGAAAACGGGAATCGCATCGGTTACGAGAAGGGGGAGTATTGCTCAG ATAACTTGAAGGATTTATTGAGGTTCTTAAGGCGGGATGAACCCGAGAAGCGAGATGTGTTCAAGCAAGTTTGCAAATGGAATATTGTGGGGAAAGATTTGATCCCGATTATTGAGTATTGCCAGGACGATCCAAATTTGATGCTAAATGCTG tgaAAATCTTGGTGTTTTTAACTATGCCTGTTGAGCCTACTTCCACTGATATACCACAGCAGATAGAGTATCTATGGGGACTGAAGTCAGCTATTACCTATAGCGATATAGTTCCAGTGGTGGTTTCTCTGCTGGAAAGTCCCTTGGAAAACTTGGAGAA TGAATCTTTCACAGATGATGACTGGAAATTGGTCCAGCTGGTCCTTACATTATTTCGAAATATTCTAGCTATTCAAGACATATCAACTCAGCAGAAAGCTGTGGGTTCTGCTTCTCAATTCTTATCCCTTCGAGAAAAGTTCCTAGAACTGCTGTTCAAGGAGAATGTCACGGACATAATAATAGCATTGTCGCAGCACACTGGTGGTTCTCATGGCAACCTACGCCAAGACAACTTGCTTTTACTTGAAATTTTCTATTATACATTCAATGGTCAAGAGCCAGAATCAATTGCTAAGATACATTGCAAAGGGTCAAAG GTGGAAGAAGGTGATGAAAATTCAATGACCAGCCTCCATTCAATAATGAAAGAGGAACAAGAGAGAAGAAAGTTGGCTAGATTACGTAATCTGAGTTGCTATTCGCAGTTTACTGGAACATATACCCGGGTCACTCTG GATGGTTCTAAAGCGCCTTTCAAAGGAAATCCTTGTTCTGTTTCCAGTGATGTTCTGCGAAAAGCCCAAAAAAGTCACCGAGGTCCGTCAAGAAGAACAATCTGGGACCATGGACAACTACCATCTACAAGACATCAAATCCTGGAAtttctttatgaatttataaaccAATTTCTATCAGGGGGATACAATG TATTGATGCAGTCGATTCTAGAAGATATTGAGAAAGAACATCAGGAAATCCAGAGCACTGATGTTGTAGTTTTCTTTCACGTTGCTCAATTTGTCACCTCGTTCCAATATTACAAGTCCTTAACTTCAAAG TCTAGTAATGTTGCTGACAAGGAAGTACAAGTGACTACCCATGATGATATCACTTTGTTCGACGGTTGTGTATGCGGACCAGTTTCTAAAACACTGAATGAGTCAATGTTCTTAATGGTGATCTCGAAGTGGCGCTATGCATTTGAAGGCTTGAAACAAACAAATGACTATAAGCTTCTTTCTGCGGCTGGATCATTGGTGAAAACTATG ATACGTATGCTAGATTTGGTGCTCAAAGATTCCACAAAAGATTCCGATGAACCCCGAACTGCTCGCGCCCTTCTATACAAGTTGTTCTATGATCAAACAGAGGAAGGGATGACTCATTTTCTTTTGAACCTGATTAAATCATTTGATACTCGTAAACAGTCAAAAAG GGATCTATCCAACTTGGTGGAAACCATGCATGTAATTATACGACTCATGGAGAACCTTCAAGCTCGTGGGTCTATTAGG GTCTCTAaaaaggcaagaaagaagaagaCAATGACCAAGAAGGAAACTGTTTGTGAACCAAGTATTGATCATGCTGCCGCCCAGAACAAGGTTGGTACCTCTACCTGTGAACCATCTGACAGTGTCAACTTGTTGGAAAAGGAAACTGTAACCACTCCGGACTTCGTCAAAAGGCCAGATGAAAgtgtcagagattctgataagGTTAATGAGCCTGCATCGAAGCCTACTAAGTTGGGAAGCACCCAATTAGAGACAGAAGACACAGTTGTAGGTGATAATAATGATGATCTTTATCTTGGAACTGATGATTCTTCAGATGATGAACAGCTAGTATTAACCGATGAAGTTGACTTTAAAGTATCTTCTTTGGTTTCTGCTCTTGCTAACCACGCCATAGTTTGGAAGTTGTGTTGGTTGCTGAAATTTTATCGGAGCAATCCCATTAGCACAAATCATTTTGTTTTAAGCATATTTCAGAGAATATGTTATGACTTGGAGCTTTCCCCAATGCTATACCAG TTATCACTCCTAACAATATTTTACGAAATCCTGGAAGAGCAAAAGTTAAAGCCATGCAAAGAATATGAGAACATTGTTACCTTTCTCACAAGCTTCATTAGGAGAATGCTATGGAAAATAAAGAATTATCCCCTTCTTTTAGTAGAAGTTCTTTTTTGGAAGACACGGAAGGAATGCCACTACATCAGTTGTGGATCTATGCTAAAAGAGCTCAAGagtatgaaaaataataatgtggAAGGCGGAAGTGGCACCATGGATGGTGGAAATTACTTTGTTGAAGGCCAAAAATGGGTTCGCAGGAACATAGCCGATGCCCTGGGTGATGACGATTTTGAAGAGATGCGTCATGAATTCCAAGA GCAAAGTTCTGGGGAATTAAAGAACAGCAACAACTCAATTCTAAAGAAAGGGATTCGTGCAGGCGCATTTTCTGATAG GGAGGAGCATTTTGGTGAAGAAAAGCTTGGCGGAAAGCCAAATGGAGGCTACCCTGTTCTTGATGATGAACTCCAAGGCAAATTCTGTGATCTCTATGAGAG GTTTAAAGATAACTCAGATTGCTGTCAGCTCATTGCCGGAGAGCTGGACCCAACTGGAAATATTTCAGCAATGCGAATTTCCAAGATGCTTAAACAGCTTGGATTTAAAGTTCCAGCTaagaaaaagatgcaaaattCTGGTGCCCTTAATAAACTTAAGCATGGCAGTAGTGGAGATCTTCCGAGGAATGCCATGCAGCCAAATTTATCTATCGACAAAAGTTCTTCATTGAGAAAACCTAT CCACTCCAGAAAAAGAGTGCAAGCATTTAGCATGGATCAGGAGCAGAAAATTAAAGAGTTATTTGAACA GTTTAAAGATCACAGGAGGTGCAGTTACATGATTGCTAATGAACTAGATGGCATGGGCAACATTTCTGCAGCTCAGGTCTCTCGCAAACTAAAGCAACTTGGCCttgttctgcacaaactgaagaGGAGCGATATTAACTTTCATTTGAGGGATGAGGGTTCTAATGACATGTCTTCAAAAAGCGCAGGAGAGTCTGATGATGAAACATTGTTATCTCTGCGAAACag GAGCAAACACGGGCCTAATGGAAAccataataaaagaaaaaaacagaaGATTGCACGAAAATCATCTGAAGGCTCGATGGATGATGATGAATCGCTCAGCTCTATTTTCAT aaaaaggaagaaaaagaagaaagtataTCAAGAGAGTGAAGAAGAGGAGCTTATGGCCGACACAACGAAGAAGAATGCTGATGGAAATGACATCCAATTCAGGGATATTCAGGTTTCAGAAAG GGATGAGGTGGATGCCACAAATATTAACACAGCAAATATGAACTATTCAAGTGATTCAGAGTCCGAAACAATGAGGTTGGGTAGTctaaatgcatcagagatcaaGACTTTCGAAAATCCTGACACTTCACAGGATCCACTCTTCGATGATGGGCTTGTTGATGAGTTCGTGGATTTTGATGAGAACACAGATTCCATTGGCATGCCAAAATACAATGTAGTAAGAAGACGGGCACGGATGGTAATTGATTCTGAGGATGATGATTAA